The following proteins are co-located in the Deinococcus metallilatus genome:
- a CDS encoding DUF2259 domain-containing protein: protein MRFLLTALLVLLTLSSSARAGDRLEVLRVAFSPYGTRALVVTGGVQDGSGFSVAALTALGTGQGQRLLEAGARSETAPVPALVKVLLARERPRLLPLDLVPGVTARPVYARTFPTQAPDWAEGTRAGSSATTPVRLWTRPVPVRLTVRPLPAQCPYLGLLPPGERPAGFTLTVNGQTVHDDHTLPLERRCAARYALDRVYVKGNRAVFIVRAYTPGFEGPNAEVVVVAAKLR, encoded by the coding sequence ATGCGTTTTCTGTTGACGGCCTTGCTGGTCCTGTTGACGCTGTCCTCCTCGGCCCGCGCCGGTGACCGGCTGGAGGTGCTGCGGGTGGCCTTTTCACCCTACGGCACCCGCGCGTTGGTCGTGACGGGCGGGGTGCAGGACGGGAGCGGGTTCAGCGTCGCGGCCCTCACCGCGCTGGGGACGGGGCAGGGGCAACGGCTGCTGGAAGCCGGGGCGCGCTCCGAGACGGCGCCGGTGCCTGCTCTCGTCAAGGTCCTGCTGGCACGCGAACGCCCGCGCCTCCTCCCCCTGGACCTGGTGCCGGGCGTGACCGCGCGGCCCGTCTACGCCCGCACCTTTCCCACGCAGGCCCCCGACTGGGCCGAGGGGACGCGGGCGGGAAGCTCGGCCACCACCCCGGTCCGGTTGTGGACGCGGCCAGTCCCCGTGCGCCTGACGGTGCGGCCCCTCCCCGCCCAGTGCCCCTATCTGGGGTTGCTGCCTCCCGGTGAGCGGCCCGCCGGGTTCACGCTGACCGTGAACGGGCAGACCGTCCACGACGACCACACGCTGCCCCTGGAGCGGCGTTGCGCCGCCCGTTACGCCCTCGACCGCGTGTACGTGAAAGGCAACCGCGCCGTCTTCATCGTCCGCGCCTACACGCCCGGCTTCGAGGGACCGAACGCGGAGGTCGTGGTGGTGGCGGCAAAGCTGCGGTAG